The Crassostrea angulata isolate pt1a10 chromosome 1, ASM2561291v2, whole genome shotgun sequence nucleotide sequence ttgttgttttgtattcatacgcgccgcttcatttacattatttacatttttgatcaatgacacttcgcatttttttatttgaaaatgttttattaaatgataagaaatgaagataataatttttctattgatcgacgtatcaaagaaaaaattgaccggaaaactttttcatcaatgcgctacgcgcattgatgaagttttccggtcaattttttctttgatacgtcgatcaatagaaaaattattatcttcatttcttaaaacaaCAAAGTAAACAGGAACATTATGACGTCAATCTCGTGACGTTAGGTAGGCAACGTTATACAAACAAACTGTTGAAGACATGATTATGACGTCAAAACATAGTGACATCAAAACATTATACAAACAAACTGTTGAAGACGTGATTATGACGTCAAAACATAGTGACGTCAAAACATTATACAGTGCATAAAAAAGGGTCaacacaattataataaaagtcaAGTGTCTcttttacatatgtacatgtatatatatgcagatgttaatattaagaatttaacttaggtttaaacagtttaacaaaatgattttctttagcTTTACGCAATTGTTCATTGTTTTCTTTCACTTTAAAGAAagggaaaatataaaacattcccTTTCCGCATATACCGAAATGGCCGCTGCATGGTGTGTTCCTCACAGAGGGGTCTCTAATCTTTCTGCGAGTTTGGTTCCAGTTTGTCCTATATAGTTGTCACCACAAGTAGGGCACGTCATGCAGTAAATCAGGTTCTTGGATTTGCAATTCATTGTTGAAAGATAAAAGTTGTTTGAGCATTGGATTTATTTttgtgcttatatatatatatatatatatatatatatatatatatatatatatatatatatatatatatatatatatttatatatatatatcaggcttggggtaatgctaaatgtaatggtaatgcattgcaatgcattacatgttttcaaagtaatgctagtaatgtgtaatgcctcaaaattagcattacaagtaatggtaatgtaattcattactctccaaaatctagtgtaatgctggcattacatggcattactttgcattactatgcttatttatgtatgttcactttaaaaaatgtgatgaataaataaatacccgtagttgaaaatgaatttgattaaatttctttttaaagaagaaagaaataattcttgagataaaaatgttttaattttattattaaaaacgatttttaaaaatttattattgaattgttaaaattactaaatataacagcacaatttcataacatttttaagagtgttgttattaagagtttttaattgatttaaacaatttactctaattagtttgcacttcaatgagaaatgtgtcaacaacacactatgcccccaggataatctaagtatcaaaacaatctattgttataaaaagTGCTAAACAcaccaatccccttcccttcgctatgtcccaatagaataggagaaagaggcatgcacctttaaaagcaaaatgaatgcactgtccatccatgatgaaaatcgatatcacttccaatatcataacccatttgaaaataaatttacttacttattctctctctctctctctctctctctctctctctctctctctctctcttttatatTAAGTACACTGTACTTAGTttgactgatagaaaatacaagattcatgtatttttttattattattgcacttaatatatcctaagataaagatcgtcaaacagtaatTTTCAGTCCAAGCTTCGACTGCTTCTGTAAAACGTTTATTTAGTATAactgggaagattttcaaactcacaggatgcagttaaaagatgaactctttgaaacttcgatcataaagtgcaacagcaatcttttgtcttaaagtgtcctcagtagaaagaaatacgattaaaatatcgtATCTTAAGAAACATAACTGGGGAAAACCATCTGTTtatgaattaatacaattaagtgtccaaaattataaagatttgtgtaatctggggaaatatctctatttagcttttgATAACtgcaacattattccataaattgttttttgttacgcatTTAATTCTGTGACTCTATTTCATATCctacattgtatcatgccaaatgtctataaatatcattttacgtaagtaatatgttgttcataatgccacaagattattatatattgagcaagtAAAGAATGacttgaatttgaacctgatactgagcatgagcctgtatatatgttaaagagtgttttatatttgaaacatttgcaaaaaactCTTCATTAGCTttacttctttaaaacaaagtaatggttatggtaatgcattactttactcatgtaatggtaatgtaatgcattacttcaagaaaatcaagtaatggtaatggtaatttaatgcccaaattcatgaagtaatggtaatgtaatgcattactttacaatgtaattcgccccaagcctgatatatatagatatatatatatatatatatatatatatatatatatatatatatatatatatatatatatatatatatatatatatatataaacttatcAACGGTATGATGCCAGATGCTACATGTATCTTAACTATATACAATCTCATCTTCATATGCTTTCTGAAAGAATATTAAGTTATTCAGAAAAGGAATGGGTTTAAGAACTACAGAGTTCAAGCAAATATAAACTGAGTTTGGCAGTCAACGCTTTTCAGTCCGCCAAAcggttaattaaaaaaaaacgagtTCAGAACATATAAAGTAATATATACCTCTTCaatctttttatatattttttttcataatcagtCTGAAAATATtctgtataaaaaattatagttcATTTATTATGAACATTTCACtatagaaaaaaagaacaagaaCAATAACACCAACGGGAAATGACGGACGGCGCGCCGGTCTTCATCGATTCTGATAGTTCTCTCTCTTCAGGAAGTACTTGCGACTCACCATTGAACCATTTCCGAAAAGCGCCATCATTGACTTGTTATCCTCACATAGTTTCAGCATAGTTTTGATATGACTAGAATGTGATGGAGAGCAAATTTACTttactgtgttttgttttatttttcgctGGAAAAGGTTTGAACTATATAATAactttaaatcaaaaataattttcccatAAAAGAAATAGTCTCTTTTTGCCAACTTAACTTGGTGAATATAATGATTTATGTTAACGTTATGTCAGTAAGTAgaattttctatgaaaatataaaatcattaatcttaATATTCCCCGGTTCCCATACATATCTTTataaattattctttattaGCTTTTTATTGATTCTTttcatgatgtacatgtattttaaaagtttaactttcttatcaattaatttttctttgatttagttttttttttaactttgactGAATTGGATTAGAACTGTTAAACTTTTGTATAAGGCGGTTTTTCATTCTCTCgctcttgttttgtttttgtttttttgtttttttgtttttgattttgtttaggTTATCGTTTATTATTTAGGCATGGTTTTATCTTTTTATGCAACAAACGAATTTAAAAGGTAACTACAgcaaattaacatttttcatatcatcCAGGCATACATGGTCAGACTCCGTGGTCCAGTTGGACGCCTTGTGACAAGGCGTGTGACACAGGGTTTCAGTATCGAGCTCGTGATTGTCCTGGGGGGAACTCCAGCTGCAGTGCAATAGAGACTCGTAAATGCAATGTAATCAGCTGCAACATGACAAGTAAGACATTGGTCGTCTTTATGAACCTCAGTTCACAAAAAAACTTCAGTGTTAACTTCAAGTATTACTTTATGCTTATTTTAGCAATGTTAACATCTACTTCTTCAAAGACGGCTCCTCCCCCGACCTTCCCATTGATGACCCTTCCCCTCAGCTCGCTTGCTGGCCTGACAACCGAGTCTGGTAATCATTTGCAAAAATCTTCTGCATGAAAAGTGCACGATACTTTATGTCCTCTCTTTTAATCGCTCATGCTTGTTCTTATCTTTACATCATCTCGTCAAACCACTAAAGAGTACAAGCGAATTCAAAACTCATATTTTTGCTCTTGACATcagaaaaattaattctaattcctttttttaaaatgatcgATGTGAAATGGTTTATGAATATCCAAAACTTTCAATTTCGTTAAATCTTATCAAACAACCCTTTAACCTTAGCGAAACATTAAATCAAATAACATTCAACACGACAAGTTGCTTTAAATTATACTCTACAAAAATTATCATACTGATATAAGTGTGGAAGTATTTCTCTTGTAATGCATGAATATCAGCGGCATGTATGTTAGGGTTCTACCGACTTCTACAATGATGGTTTTCTTTATATTGACAGATGTGCAAGAGAAGTCTTCCGAACTAACGACTTTGCTAACCAAGCCCGCGCCACAAAATGTCAGATCCACCACCACCTCTTCCACCAccaccacaacaacaacaacaatggcgACAAAACATAACACTAAATCTGGATCCACTCCTCTGCATTTGAGTACGTCTCTTTGGTTGCTTGAAGTCATTGCCTGCATGAACTAtctttaaactacatgtataatcacCGTCTTagatatcaaaaattatttcaactacGATAAATTTAAAAGCTTGCATACAATGAACATAAATGTTGTATTAACGAGttgttttattctttgaatattatttcaGCTCAATTTAAAATCTGagtaatgttttcttttatttatctatttatttttagattttctgATAGCGATTGTTCTTTTCTGGTATATGGTTTGAACATCACTACCTCGTGTGAAACATCACTtgcgaaaatgacagaaaaaaaatacaatgtgaTAATTAAAGAATGTGTGTACCAGGACATTGTTTTTTGGTGATAAGCAGATTTACCATTACGGCGTGACCCCGCAATGTGTATCTAAAACTTTTTAACTGATTTAGTATTAAATATATCGAATGTGAAACATGTGGCAAGAATAAATACTGTGTACATTGTAAAGGCCTTCTCAGAACTACATCTCCACGTGAAACCAAAATTTCGAAATCAGCTGAGGTGTTAAATATATCCAAAAATCTAGACTGCATCGTAAGAGTAAATGGTTCAGAGGGTTATTTTgcaagaaactttttaaaatgattttaaaatgatggactAAAACACTTAGTTGAATCGAAATTGgtcatttaataacaaaatgacaataaacgttattatatatacaaattatatacaacatgtaaaatataaaaaaaacaatgcttaagatTGAACATAGttaaacattttcctttaaaatcaaaggtggaggataaatgaaattttaacagcggtgtatttatgaaaattaaaatcatacgGACACGCCTGTGTACGTTATTTTAGGGTTGAAATCAAATGCATCGATTAAATTTGTCATGCTAGATCCTCATTATACACGCTAAAATATCACAAAACGACATTAATCAGGAAATATTTCGCATCAATGATGCCGCCCTGATACGTGATGATCCATGAAAATGTCCTTGTACCAAAAGTTTTAGACAGATGAATTTTATTTCCTGGAAAATGTTTATTTCCGTTTTGAGTTTTGAGTTCAAATAAGCTTTCTAACTTCCCGTAGTTCAAACATAATTGCACTCTGACttttaataaacattcattGACCAAACCATCCTTTCATAATCCTCTAGTAATCTGGGTATTCctcagatttaaaagatttaaaatataatgttttggaaatttttaaTCAAAGCTGATTTTTCCACATTGAAATGTCAACGGAATTTTTAGTAAAAAACCTTCTTTTTAACAATATacacttttcaaaaatgtctcATATCATCATAATTATGTTGTTTCTTTGTGTAAAAGTGACAACAGATCTTTAAGAATAAAGAGTAATGGTCAATGACTGACCAAAACAAAACCTTTTAATGCATTAAAAAGGATTTTGTTTATAGAGGCGATGATGCATAACGTTAACCCCAAACGCAAGGTTGTAAGTTTCATAAATGATATGTTCGTGGTTGAAAATTAATATCCAAGTTGTTACTTATGACTTATTGATCGACTGTATCATTCACTGTTATTAagtgcaatgtacatgtaatgtgttttatatgaaaaaagcAATTATTGCTTAGGAATTTTAAACACCCAGGGATGTATCGAACCTAACTACAAATAGTTGTAAATAACAAGCGCGCGCGcgcgcgtgtgtgtgtgtgtgtggagagagagagagagaggggggtgaGAGAGCGCTCTATTAAGAGATAACCAAGAAAACCCTCAGTGGTCGgtgaaatttatataaaacttagataaatgaaaacacaaagaaggagtaaaacataagcgcatccattttcttcagatgttttacaatactAACGTAAAACATCTTAAGAAAATGGAAGCGCTTTTACTCgttctttgtgttttcatttatttaagttatatatatttccggtgtaatgaagaataataacccccgtagaataatgaccgggggtcattatttgacgtagaataatgaccccccccccccctagctgaagaataattgatttttttgaagaaaaaaagacccaggggttatttttcttcatgttaaacgtgaagaaaaatgacccccatagaaaaatgcccccccccccccccccgtaaacatgaatagaaattggttactccgtatccaagatatgactatgaaattacttaattttttactctgttcaactgattttgaagttataaacaccgcactggtgaatgaattgtcaatcgaagaatgatacatgtgtataatatCTTTATGGGAAAAGACTAAAGGGGCAGGTAACGcaggaatatgaatacttcttatttacatttcttggggaaagtgatttttaaaaaatcattttgcgttagttttgttttcttctacgtaatacatgaacatcataattctaaacatttgttgtaatgttgtatttgtgatcatgaatagactttattcttttagagcaaacgtgtgaagagtacctgactatagtaaatcttaaaagataataaacactgatagATTAtgataagaaaagattgtttctaaaagcgttcaTAAGAGGTTAGGGCCCATGTTAAGGGTTTATATCCCCCTTGAGTTTGATCatacgatctttattgtatccaaagttaccaatgcttatacaaactattgatgttttaatcatcttgatattaactaaacctattaaagtatgccgatgataaagtaaaatatattttctggagtaatctcagtactttgacgattttccttattggccattcacctctactggcgtaatggctgctgtcagtgcctactaagcttggttataatgcctaacagtggagtaaacttttcataattttggtttcatcattaatacTGGTTGATGCACTTgcatacccagcagtttgtaatagtggaaatcctcaatgcaagtataattcatgaacaatatgaagaatatagaaaATGCGAcagcgaagatgcgaagacgaaagtgctaagttgcgaaggcgaagaagagAAACCTTCGCCTTGCACTCTCGCCTTCAAATcgtcgcgctttcgcctttttagctcaccgagacgaagccAAGGGGAGCTAATGCTATACTCCCGGCTTCGGCGTCGGCCTCCGGATCTgcaattttaagattttgttgcaggtcctgtatctaagctattactcgtcctatcttcaccaaacttgcatggatgatgcatctggacctactgaatCTGGTTTCTAACTTTAAGATGCTGggggaggttaaggttttaagagctggttaaagtttttgaaacaggtgccctctgagaatgatattttagttattacttgtcctaacttcaccagacctCCATAGATGGtgagtcttatgatactgatgcagtagcttcagatgcagagcttgatctccattatcaaggatgctaaaaaatatatcttagttattgcaggtcctaacttcacctaACTTTGAATGGATGgagtgtcttatgatacagatgcacatAACAGGCAtcgcatggatgctgaatctgagccataggttgcggatgctggaggaggtaaaggttttaattgctggtgccctctgatgatgatatcttagttattactggtcctaacttcaccaaacttgcatagatggtgcgtcttatgatactgatgcacctgacaggcttgaacgctaaatctgagccataggtttatgattcttgatgaGATTTaggtttttggaacaggtcacatgttttataaattatagcttgcatagttgatttaactatgtTATAAATGAagcgcagaggttgcttcaaaTGCAGAACCTGATCTCCAtaatcaaggatgctaaagaaatctcctacctcactcaaacctgcttgatagatagatttctataatatagtattgtatgatataaaacactattgttaaatatgatacaatataataccatatgttatattgtaaaacgttatatgatacgatatgatattgtatcaatttatttgatattttatgatatgatattgtatcatgatattgttatgtatagtattgtatattgtgatacaatattgtataatattatattgtattataaatttatgtGGTCACgaatttggtcaaattctatttttctgttgtcattatttacaatgctttaggaaagcatttctactgatcaaatgaaatttgagggtcagttgtaatgttataagcaagatacagggctcacaattctttgtcatgtaaataaggctcgtgccctgttgttgtttacataggttcaatataccagtaaaaaaaattcaagttgatTTGTCgatattcttattcattttaaaggggcatggtcacgattttggtcatattttatttatctatttttattatttacaatgctttatgaatgcatttctaatgatcaaataaaatttgggtgcccgtcaatgagttttaagcaagatacagggctcacaattcttcgtcatgtaaacaaggctcgtgccctgtttttgtttacataggttcaatataccagtaaaatatctttttcaagatgatatgtctatatttttattcattttaagcagaaattaacagtttctaacgattaacacatacattttaggtcaaaaactggaaatttcatttcaacgttcaaaatgtaaacaaaagttttgtttacatagcgaggaaatgcaagctctgtaactcgcttataactcaacaaataacactcaaatttttgttgcatattaaaaatgccttactgaagcattttaaacatttaaatcgaaaacataatttttgaccaaaatcgtgaccatgtccctttaagcataaataaacagtttcttacGTTTAACACATACATTAGGGCTAAAATTAGAATTtccacttcaacattcaaaatgtaaacaaaagctctgtttacatagcaaagaattgcaagctctgtaacttgcttataactcaacgaatgacactcaaattttggttgcctattaaaaatgccttactgaagcattgtgaacattaaaatcgtaaaaataatttttgactaaaatcgtgaccatgctccttttagatgacaaccataccccgatggaatacgtcaatatcttgttataacggaaggatttttattttctaaggtataacccttctttcactttaagtttactagactttgacccgtgcgtgcacgggttgacattgcatatcagACATTTACGAccttgacatttacataacaaagctataagcctacaatattAAAtcctattaatttcactacactttccttagtttgaataatcttactgagtctcgggaaaggccctcaccacagttacAATGCCCCCCCTAATACCCGTTTTGTAGAGAAAATTGCTGAATCGCTCcagaacgattttggagaaagttaaagTTGCCTTGTcaaacagtcaaattcatcacaacaaacctttttgagactgcaaatacaaaaaaatttaatccaCAGAATGGaggaattcaacaccttttcaccaacgtacacgtattttctttgtaaaactgggtccgtaggacattcatttttacgataaaacatattctatcttcactttcctaacaaatataatgtaacttttttgcaggtaatcaaatattttttgtcatcacgaagacaaaagtaagtacttagttgaaatgtatatttgttattttatactttctctcataaggaatcattaatatacatgtatatgaacagaatatatagataaagtccaatgaaaatttacccgtatttgtattatcatttctgagtttattcatgcagatgtgatattgtggaaacataaactaaagatcccgttagagtgaatgtattgcgcaagcgcaagattgtaaaatccaaaaaatccaggtgatatCCGGGATTTtttaagga carries:
- the LOC128156256 gene encoding uncharacterized protein LOC128156256, which codes for MESKFTLLCFVLFFAGKGIHGQTPWSSWTPCDKACDTGFQYRARDCPGGNSSCSAIETRKCNVISCNMTTMLTSTSSKTAPPPTFPLMTLPLSSLAGLTTESDVQEKSSELTTLLTKPAPQNVRSTTTSSTTTTTTTTMATKHNTKSGSTPLHLNFLIAIVLFWYMV